The sequence below is a genomic window from Clostridia bacterium.
CTCCGCGATCCGTCCCTTGCCGACAAAGGCGAGCGTTTCGACTCCGTAATCGCGCTCGCGCTCGAATGCGCCGCTTTTGATAAGCTGCTTGAGATCGGGCTTTTCGCTTTTCTCCAGAGCCGAGCGGTCGACGGCGCCGGCATAGCGGCCGCTGTCGAATCCGGTATCGATTATACCCGTCACGGTGTAATTGCGTTCGCCGAGGAAGATCGTTTTGCCTATCATTTCATCAGGCGCGTTTATCAAAGCAGTCTCTGTAGCGGTATTTTCCCAATCAATGAGCACGGCCTTCTTTTCCGGATCATGTTCAGGCGATTGCACCCACTCATCCCATGTTTTGAATTCTTTTTCTTCCGTTTCAATCATGTCCTCAGAAGAATGAGTTACGACTATTTCAGGGCCTGTGAAAAAGCGGTAACCCGCACCGACGAACGACTCGGCGGCGTATTTGCTTATGGCGATCTCGGGCTTGTTCCCGTCCGGCAGTCTGCCGGCGATAAGCTCCATCCCGAGCTGCTCGGGTTCGCCCTCGGCAAGTTCCGCAAATCCGGAAAAAGCCGGCATATACTTATTGTAATTCTCTGCTGTCACGACAGTGGAAGCGTAGTTGAGTTCAAGCGTCAGTTCGGTAAACGGCGGCTTGTAGACACCCTTGACGAGCCTGCCGGTCTTTGCTCCGAGCGCGTCGAGTTCGTCCGGCGTTATCATATAACCGTCGCCGTACCAGCCGGAAACGCCTTCGTATTCGCGAAACGCCTCCTTCTTCACGCTGACGTAATCTCCGCCGCCATCACAAAGCGCGCGCAGCAGCGCGTTGCCGCGAGAGTAAGACGCAAACGCGTCGGCGGCGCCGACAAGCGTGAGTGAAAAGACGGAAAGAAGTATGACTGCCGCAAGACGCAGTTTTTTACTTTTTACAGAGTTCAGCGCAAGCCGCAGCGCAATACGGTCGGGAAGTCGGTTCCTTTTATCATCGGCGTTTTTGCCCGAGGGCTGCTTCACGTCTTCTCCACCGCTGTCACCCGCGATCATACCGTCGGACATGGTGATTATCCTGTCGGCGTATTCCTCTGCCGCCGCGCTGTCGTGAGAAGCGACGATGACGAGACGTTCGCGCGAGAGGCGTTTCAATATCTCGAATACCTGACGTGAGTTCTCTGAATCAAGGGCGCCCGTCGGCTCATCCGCGATTATTATATCCGCCGATTTGACGAGTGCGCGGGCTATTGCAACGCGCTGACGCTGTCCGCCGGAGAGTTGGTCCGGCTTCCGGTCTCCGCAGCCCGCTAAATCGACGCTTTCGAGAGCGGTGTTTATGCGCTCCGCAGTCGCTTTTCCGTTTTGCAGCTCAAGCGCGAGAGCGATATTTTCCGCAACGGTAAGCTCGTCGAGCAGGTTATATTCCTGAAAAATGAACCCGATGCGTGAATTGCGGTACGAGTCGTACTGCGCAGATGAAAAATCCCTCACCGAGACGCCGTCGATAAGCATGTCGCCGTCAGTGAGGGAATCAAGTCCGCCTATTATATTAAGCAGCGTCGTCTTGCCGCAGCCGGACTTGCCGGTGAAGAAGACGAGCCCGCGCTCGCCCAAAGTAAAAGAAACCCCGCCGAGAGCTGCGGCGTCGTTTGCGTTTTTATAGACTTTAGTGAGCTCTTTTAATGTAATCATAGTGATTATCTAAGAATCTTTGCTTATATGGCGGCGGTTACCGCCGCCATATAGTTCGTTATAAGAAAACAATCAGACAACCAATAAATTGTCAATCATCTTATTAAAACATTTTACGATTTTAGATATTTATACGTCATTGTTTTCTGATTTGCGCACCTGAGAATTACGCCTGCGCGTCAGATCTGATCGTGCAGCTTGCGGAACTTCTTGGATTTGGAGTCAAGCTCGGAGAAGCTCTGCTCCGAGGGGATATCGTTCATACCCGACTCGATGTAGTTTCTCAGCACGCCGGTCAGGACGAACGGCTTTATGAAAATCGAGTGGACGATCGACCAGAGGATGAGCGCGCCGATGACCGAGAAGATGACGGGAAGCGCTTTGGGGTCCTGCAGCGCCTGCGCCAGCCAGCCGGTCTCGCCGGCGAGCTTCTCGGAAATCTGCGAAGCAAGGTTCGCGTAAAGCTCCTGATGTCCGCTCATGAAAAGGTAGCAGCCGCCGAAGAACACGCCGCCGATGAGTATCAGCGAAGCGAGCCCGATGCCGAATACTCTGCCCATATTCTTGAAGAAGGTCTTGCCGTGCTTGAAGAAGATCACGGCGCCTTCGCAGGCGGCTTTGGCGGGCTTTTCGTCCTTGCGGTAGAAGATCCAGCCGAGGCAGCAGTCGCTGAGGTAGTTGACTATCGTCTGCATTATCGAGCTGATCGCGCTGCCGACGGTGCCTCCGGTGTCGCCTCCGATGCTCTCGCCGAGCTTGGTGATAAGTCTGCCGAGCTGGCGGAAGATGCCCTTGATCGCGCCGGTGATCGCGAAGTAGACCGCGAGCGTAACGAAGCGCTCACGGACGGTCTTTTTACCCTCCGCGACGACGTTATCCGGCAGTTCGCCTTCGGTTATGCCGCGCGTCATCATCGCGATCTGCCCCGCCTTCAGCATGAAGGACACGAAGCGCAGCACGATGATTAGAACGACAAGCCCGACAAGTGCGCCGATAAGAAGTCCTATCGGGCCGTTCTTCGCGGCTCTGTCTCCGATCACGTAACCGACTGTGCTGAGTCCCGCGAACGCCACGAGCGCGAGGAAATCCCACAGCAGGCGGCGAAGCGAGAAGCCGAGCGTCTTTTTGTAGATCTGTTTGTTGTTCATAAGCTCCCCCTTCCTTTTTTTGTATTTTTAACTGAATAACAGTTACTCAACGTACTCCTGCCCCGGCGTATCGAGCAGCTCGAAGCTCTCGACGTCAAGGAAAACGTGATAGTGATCATCGTGGCGTTCCGAGTTAAGCGTTCCGACAACGCGGATCCACGCCTTCTCGGGCGTGTCGGCGGGGACCTTGTCACCCCTCAGCATAAAGCCGCGGTAGTAGGCGTATTCTTTGCCGTCCGCAGGGTCTACCTCGCGATGATAGCGGAAAACCTGCATTGTCTCGCCGCCCTCGAACTTCGTGACGTGGAACATTCCGTCGACAGCGAACTTCTTGCCGTTATACTCGTCCGAATTCGTGGTGAAGGCAAGGTAGTAGGTGTAATACAGCGCGTCGCTGATATAGGTCACGCCTTCGCCGAAGTCCGGAGTCGTGCCGGCGGGCGCGTTTCCGCTTTCGTTACCGCCCTTGCCGCTGCAGCCGGCGGCGAACAGCAACGCGAGCGTCAGCATAAGCGCGAGCGCGATCCTCAGCGTTTTTTTCATATTGTCCTCCTTCCGCACCGGCCGTGCCGGGCATTTGAGTTTGATTATTTATCAAACGGCTTCGCCGCGATAAAACGTTACGAGAAGCTACGCGCAGCCCTTCACGGTCACCCGGTGGACGAAACCGCAGAGCGCGGACGAGGCGCAGAGCTGCGGCTTGCCTGGCGCGATCTCGCTGCGGACGAAGCAGTGAAGATGTCCGCAGAGCACCGCCTTGACCGCTGTTTCATCCCGCTCGAGGCGGACGAATTCCGCGGCGTTGGCTTTTTCGGAATCCGCGCCGATATAGAAGTATTCGCCGAAGCCGGCGATCTTTTCGCGGCTCGTTTCGGTCAGCACGGGAACGTGCTGCGCGACTATGAGCGGCGCGCCCTCGGTGCAGAGCGCTTTCAGATCCGCAAGCCCGGCGTCTGAAACGGTCAGCCCGCCGTTATTCACTCCGACTACGGTGAAGCCGTCGAGGCGCGCAACCTCGGCGCCGCCATCGCGCACTCCGCCGCCGCCGGCGTCGTGGTTGCCGTCTACGTAGATCAGCCTGCCGCCGTAGCCGGCGAGCGCCGCGCGCATAGCGCGGACTCCCGCGGGGCCGACGAAATCGAGCATATCGCCCGTCATTATCAGGACGTCCGGACGCATCGCCTCCGCGAGCGCAAGCATCTTTTTCAGCACCTCCGCGCTCGGGATGCGCTTGGAATCGTCAAACGGCTCGCTGTGCCAGCGGGTGAAGTCCTCGCGCAGCGTCATCCAGTTCGCCTCGCGCGAAGCGGCTGTTTCGCGTTCCGCTTCATCCGACAGTTCGTCCGAAACCGCGAGGTGCAGATCGCTGACCTGCATGAGCGTATGCGTTCCCGCGACGCCGGGGATAACTATTTCGCTGTCGACGATTCTGTAGAACGGATCGCGGAAAACGTCCATACGCTTCACCTCGTTTCTTTTTGATTATACAATATGTTTGCGTATTTTGCAACATTAAATAATTCCGCCCGCGAACCAAAAAAATATTGAAATCACGCCCGCCCCGTGGTAAAATATTCCCATAAAACAGAAAGGGGTATAATAATGGATCTCATCAAAAAACTGTGGCCTACGCCGTTCAAGATCAAGAAGGGCAACCTTATCTCCTTCCTCGTGCAGCTGCTGATATTCCTGATCATCTGCGCGGTCATCGGCTGGCTTTTCACCGTGCTCAGCAAGATCGCCATCGTCGGCGTCGTCTTCTACGTCGTCGGCTCGCTGATGGGCATATACGCGATCGTCGGCGCGATACTCTGCGTGCTGCGCTTCATCGGCGTCGTATAAAACCGACTGAACGGAAAAAGAAAAGAGCGTTATCCGCACGGATAGCGCTCTCTTTTTGTACGGTAACGTTCACGGAAGCTGCATTTGGAAGTTATGGAAGTCTGACCGCTTCCTCAGACATCGGAA
It includes:
- a CDS encoding ATP-binding cassette domain-containing protein yields the protein MITLKELTKVYKNANDAAALGGVSFTLGERGLVFFTGKSGCGKTTLLNIIGGLDSLTDGDMLIDGVSVRDFSSAQYDSYRNSRIGFIFQEYNLLDELTVAENIALALELQNGKATAERINTALESVDLAGCGDRKPDQLSGGQRQRVAIARALVKSADIIIADEPTGALDSENSRQVFEILKRLSRERLVIVASHDSAAAEEYADRIITMSDGMIAGDSGGEDVKQPSGKNADDKRNRLPDRIALRLALNSVKSKKLRLAAVILLSVFSLTLVGAADAFASYSRGNALLRALCDGGGDYVSVKKEAFREYEGVSGWYGDGYMITPDELDALGAKTGRLVKGVYKPPFTELTLELNYASTVVTAENYNKYMPAFSGFAELAEGEPEQLGMELIAGRLPDGNKPEIAISKYAAESFVGAGYRFFTGPEIVVTHSSEDMIETEEKEFKTWDEWVQSPEHDPEKKAVLIDWENTATETALINAPDEMIGKTIFLGERNYTVTGIIDTGFDSGRYAGAVDRSALEKSEKPDLKQLIKSGAFERERDYGVETLAFVGKGRIAEIVSRYPSVVSLGDGKLNIENKYGLSFSTGSVARIGGVDMKKAGGLLYKPDPVDKLTDNDIVTIYNAINMVSLRAANPGVSDEELKSNLKLLLTYADGRTSYYTAGQRIITYIYPGRGDDGHLYPTGDTVIVSDAVFDALADGREGLYSFALVSLPRDKDGIKRLLGDCSGFSESARFAVMNAVTFQMDALEDTVSSAARISGIIGIALAVFAAALMFNFISVSITQKKRQIGIMRAMGARGADVFRVFLYESLFIAAVNMLLACALTAALSATANTVLADSFGLLFPLMTFGPRQIGIIAALGFGIALLSSFIPIAAISRQKPIDAIRQ
- a CDS encoding metallophosphoesterase; translation: MDVFRDPFYRIVDSEIVIPGVAGTHTLMQVSDLHLAVSDELSDEAERETAASREANWMTLREDFTRWHSEPFDDSKRIPSAEVLKKMLALAEAMRPDVLIMTGDMLDFVGPAGVRAMRAALAGYGGRLIYVDGNHDAGGGGVRDGGAEVARLDGFTVVGVNNGGLTVSDAGLADLKALCTEGAPLIVAQHVPVLTETSREKIAGFGEYFYIGADSEKANAAEFVRLERDETAVKAVLCGHLHCFVRSEIAPGKPQLCASSALCGFVHRVTVKGCA